Within Massilia litorea, the genomic segment CCCTCGTGGTCGAGCGCGGACGCGGCATCGAGGTGCTGGGCGAAGGCTCGGTCACGGTGGTCGACGGCCGCACGATGGACACCAACATGGCCGACATCCAGGAGCGCGACACGCCTGAACTGATCGACGTGCGCCTGCACCTGCTGCCGGCCGGCAGCCGCTTTTACCTGCCGACGGACGACGAACCGCTGACCAAGCCGATGTCGCCCTCGCTGCGCGATTTCTTGGAAAATGTAACGAAACGGAACCCGATCTCATGAGAATTCTCGAACAACGCTTCCTGCGCGGCCCGAATCTGTACAGCGCCGCACCTTGCCTGATGGCGGTCGCCGATCCGGCCGGTCTCGACCTTGCGCCCGGGTTCGGCGCGCGTCTGCTGGCACTGCTGCCGGAGCTGTCGCCCGAAGTAGCGGCGCGCCTGGCCGGCATTCAGAATGCCGCGCAGGCGCTTGAACCAGTCGTGATGGAACTCCAGCGCCTGGCCGGCGCCCCGGCCGATTTCAGCCAGACCCTGGACGTGCCGCGCAAAACCGAGGTCCGGCGCGCCGTCTGCGGCTACCGTACCGAACAGGTGGCACGCCTCGCCTTCGACACGGCACTCGATCTGATCAAGGCCGTCGCGCGCGGCGAAGACTTCGATCTCGCCCGGGCCGTCGATGCGCTCCATGAAACGGCCGAGGATTATGCGATCGGCACCAGTACCGGCGCCGTGGTCAACGCGGCGCTCAAGCGCGGCATCCCCAGCCTGCGCATCACCGACGAAGCAAACCTGTTCCAGCTCGGCTGGGGCTCGAAGCAGAAGCGCCTGCAGGCGACCATCACCGGCGCCACCAACTCGATCGCGGTCGGCATCGCCAGCGACAAGCAGCTGACCAAGACCCTGCTCGAGCAGGCCGGCGTGCCGGTCCCGGGCGGCTCCACCGTCACCACGCTGGCGGACGCCCAGCGCGTGGCGCGCCGCCTGGGCGGCCCGGCCACCATCAAGCCGCTCGACGCCAACCAGGGCAAGGGCGTCACCACCACCTGCACCACGCCGGAGGAAGTCGAGCGCGCCTTCGAGCACGCCCGCAAGTACGGCCGCTACGTGATCGTCGAGGAATTCCTCGAAGGGCGCGACTACCGCGTGCTGGTCACCGGTAACAAGATCGCCGCCGCTTCCTGGCGCCGTCCGCCCTGCGTGACCGGCGACGGCAAATCCACCGTGCGCGAACTGGTCGAGGTCGAGAACCGCAACCCGGCGCGCGGCGAAGGCCACACGAATATTCTTACCAAGATCCCGCTGGATGACCTGGCGGCTTCCACGCTCGCGAAACAGGGCTATGGCTTCGATTCGATCGTACCAGGCGGCGTCAGCGTCGACCTGCGCGGCAACGCCAACCTGTCGACCGGCGGCACCGCCGAAGACGTGACCGACCTGCTGCCCGAAGAGACTCGCGAGATCTGCATCCGCGCCGCGCGCACCATCGGCCTCGATGTCGCCGGCATCGACGTGATCTGCCAGGACATCTCGCAGCCGCTGCGCGAACAGAAAGGCGGCATCATCGAAGTCAATGCCGCCCCGGGCATCCGTATGCACCAGTACCCGAGCCGAGGCACCCCGCGCGACGCCGGCGCGGCGATCGTCGAGGCCCTGTTCGGCGACAGCGACGGCCGCATCCCCGTGGTTGCCATCACCGGCACCAACGGCAAGACCACGACCTCGCTGCTGATCGCGCACGCCGCCCGCCTGTCGGGCCTGCGCACCGGCGTCACCACTACCGAGGGCGTCTACATCGACGGCCAGCTGACCATGAAGGGCGACTGCACCGGCTACCGCTCGGCACGCAGCCTGCTCACTTCCCCGGAAGTCGACTTTGCCGTGCTGGAAACGGCGCGCGGCGGCATCCTGAAACGCGGCCTTGCCTATGACCGCTGCGACGTCTCGGTGGTGCTGAACGTCTCCTCCGACCACCTGGGCCTGGACGGCGTCGAGACCATCGAGGACCTGGCGCGCGTGAAAGCGGTCGTCGCCCAGCGTGCTTCGCGCGCGGTGGTACTGAATGCCGAAGACGATTACTGCGTGGCCATGGCCAGGGACCTGGCGGAGAACGTCGAAGTCCTGTACTTCGCGCTGGATGAAGACAACCCGGTCCTGCTGCGCCACCTGGAGCGCGGCGGCCGCGGCGTCTACCTGGAAGACAACACCGTCGTGCTGGCGACCGGCGCGCGCCATGAAGCCCTGGTGGACGTGCGCCAGATGCCGGTCTCGCTGAACGGCTGCGCGCGCTACAACATCGCCAACGCCCTGGCCGCGACCGCCGCCCTGGCCGCGAGCGGCTTCGGCAACGCCGAGATCGTGGCCGGCATGCGCAGCTTCGTCTCGGACAGCAAGCACAACCCGTTGCGCTCGAACGTGTTCGACGTCGACGGCGTGACCGTCATCGTCGACTACGCCCACAACTGCGCTGCCTACGCCGCGCTGTCGGAAACGGCGCGCGCCATGACGCCGGGCCGGGTGGTCGGCGTGGTCGCCGCCCCGGGCGACCGCCGCGACGCCGACCTGGTCGACGTCGGCCGCACCTGCGCCGCCGGCTTCGACGAGCTGGTCGTATACGAGACCGAGAACCGCGGCCGCTCCGAGGGCGAAGTGGCCGCTTTGCTGGTGCAGGGTGCGCGCCTGGGCCGCGTTGCCCAGGACAAGCTGTCCTGCGAGCTGGACGTGCACCGCGCGATCCGCAAGGGTTTGTCGCTGTGCCAGCCCGGCGACGTGCTGGTGTTCGGCTGCGGGTCGTCGATTTCGGAACTGACGGAGGCGCTGCGGCCGACCAGGCCGGAGATTGCGCAGCGGATCGAGGCGGAAGCGGTGTGATTCTTGCTGCCGGTGGATGCGAGGGCGGCCCGGGGGCCGCTCTTTTTTCTTGCTTCGCCGGTAGGCAAACGGTGTAACGCGTGGGCTCGGAGAGCCCACCCTACGGTGCACCACGGTCTCGACTCAACCCGGCGATGGCCGTGCACCGTAGGGTGGGCACTTGTGCCCACGCGGATCACCGCCCGCACAAGGCCTGCGTTCGCAATGGCCACCTGCAAAAAACCCCGCACACGGCGGGGTTCTTCATTCGGGCGACAACTATCAGACCGTCTGCGCCTCGATCCTGTCCGCACTCTCCGGATCGTCCACGCGCAATGCGTCGATGAAGGTCTTCAGCGAAGACCCGCAGGCAAACACCAGCACGTCCCCAGCGCGGCACAGCGACAGGCCGAGGCGGATCGCCTTGTCGACCTCGATCTCGCGATGCGTCGTATCCGACGGCCCGACCACCTTCTCGATGCCTTCGATGATCAGGTCGACTGCGCCGCCGACCTCGCGCCCGCGGCTTTGCGACTCATAGACCACCAGCTCGTCGAAGCGCTCGCCGCAGACTTCCCCGATCTGGACCAGGTCGCTGTCGCGGCGGTCGCCGGGCGCGGTCACGATGCCGACCAGCTGGCCCGGCAGCAGCGCGCGCGCCATTTCGGCCAGCGCCGCGTAGGCCGCCGGGTTGTGGGCGTAGTCGACGATCACGGTCACGCCGCGCACGTCGAACACGTTCGTGCGCAGCGGGTTGGTCTTGCTGTCGGAGACGAAGGTCGACAGGCCGGCGGCGATCTGCAGGTTCGAGAAGCCCGAGGCCATCAGCGCCGCGCTGGCCGCCAGTGCGTTGGCGATGTTGTAGCGCGCGCGGCCGCCGAAGGTCGAGGGCATGGCCTCGACCCGCATCAGTTCCTGGTGCAGGGTGCCGTCGGCGATGACGATGGCGTTGTCCTGCAGGTAGGCGCCGCGGCCTCCGTCTTCCAGGTGCTGCAGGAAGGTCGGGTTTTCGGCGTCCATCGAGAAGAAGATGATTTCCGCGCCCGGCCTGGCGCGGCGCGCCATCGACACGCACAGCGCATCCTCGGCATTGAGCACGACCGCCTTCGACGCCGAGGTGGCCACCACCGCCTTGACTTGCGCCAGGTCTTCGATGGTGTCGACCCCGTCCAGCCCCAGGTGGTCTCCGGCGACGTTCAGCACGACGCCGACGTCGCACTGGTCGAAAGCCAGGCCGCGCTTCAGGATGCCGCCGCGCGCCGTTTCCAGCACGGCGAAGTCGACGTCCGGGGCCGACAGCACGGTGCGGGCCGACCAGTAGCCGGTGCAGTCGCCCTTGACCAGGCGCTTGCCGTTGACGAACACGCCTTCGGTGGTGGTGACGCCCGTGCCCAGGCCCGCGACGCGCGCCGCGTGGGCGATCATCAGGGTGGTCGTGGTCTTGCCGTTGGTGCCGGTGACGGCGACCACCGGAATGCGGCCGTTCGATGGGCCCATCAGGCCGTCGACGATGGCCTCGCCCGCGTCGCGCGGCAGGCCGGCGCTCGGGTGCTGGTGCATCCGGATGCCGGGCGCGGCATTGACTTCGATCACCGCCCCACCCTGCTCGTCCAGCGGCAAGGCGATGTCGCGGCAGACGATGTCGATGCCGGCCACGTCCAGGCCGATCTTGCTGGCCGCGCGCACGCACAGGGCGCGCGTCGATTCGGGCAGGAGGTCGGTCACGTCTTCGGCGGTGCCGCCGGTCGAGAGGTTGGCATTGCTGCGCAGTTCGACGCAGACGCCCGGCGCCGGCACGGAATCAGGCGCGTAGCCCTGGCGGCGCAGCATGTCCTCGGCGTGGGCGTCGAGCGCGAGGCGGGTCAGCACATTGCTGTGGCCCGCGCCGCGCGCCGGGTTCTGGTTTTCGATCTCGACCAGTTCCGTGATGGTCGACACGCCGTCGCCGGTCACGTGGGCCGGACGGCGCAAGGAAGCGGCGGCAATGCGGCCGCCAGCCACCAGCACGCGGTAGTCGCGGCCCTCGACGAAACGCTCGACGATGATGCGGCGTCCGTATTCGCGCGCGAATGCGAAGGCTTTCTCGACTTCCTCCGGCGTCGAGCACCTGGTGGTGACGCCCTTGCCCTGGTTGCCGTCGAGCGGCTTCAGCGTGACCGGCACCCGCAGGCGGCGCGCGATGCGCTGCGCCTCTTCCAGCGCGGTGACGGTGCCGCCTTCGGGTACCGGCACGCCGGCTTCCATCAGCAGCGCCTTGGTCAGCTGCTTGTCGCTGGCGATTTTGACCGCGACGTAGCTGGTGTCGCCGGTGGTCGTGGCCTGCAGGCGCTTCTGCTTCGAGCCCCAGCCCAGCTGGAACAGGTTCGCCTCGTCGGTGATGCGCGTGTACGGAATGCCGCGCTCGTGGGCCGCGGCCAGCACGGCAGCCGTGCTGGTGCCGATGGCATAGCGCGAGCCCAGGGAACGCAGCTCCTGCAGGCGCGGCTCGATGTCGAATTCCTCGCCGCCCGCCAGCGCCGTGACCAGGTCGACCGCCAGCTGGAAGCTCGGCTCGGCCAGCTTTTCGATCGCATACTGCACCACCACGCGGTACTGGCCCGGGCGCCCGGCGGCCGGGCGCGTGCGGCCATAGCCGACCGTCGGGCCGGCCAGCGACTGCAGGGCCAGGGTGACGTGTTCGACCACGCGCGCCAGGTAGGTGCCGGCGCGCAGGCGCTGGGCGAAGCCGCCCGGCTGGCCGGTCGGCAGCAGCTGGCCGTGCAGGGACGGCAGCGCCGCCAGCAGCGCGTCGTTGAAGCCGGGGATGTCTTTCGAGGAGACGCCGTACAGGTCTTCCAGGTCGATCAGGCTGAGCAGGCAGGGGGTGTCCGCGTGGACGTTCGGTCCGCGCAGGAATCGTTGTTCGAGGATGTACACGAGAATGTCCCTATTGTTGGAATTTTATGTAGTCGACGGCCGCCGCTCTCCGCGTGGGGGCGGCGGCCGCTTGCTTGCGTGTTGAGGGCTTTAACTGTCCAGGAGCTGGGTGTACATGCGGGTCGCCATCAGGCCGGCGGCCGTATGGTGGCCCGCAGGCGTCATCAGCTCGAGCAGCAGCGCCATCGCTTCCGCCTTGCCGGCGGCGGAGGCGACGCGGCCTTCGAGCAGCGCCAGTTCGTTGTCCGACTCGCTGTCGCGTGCCGCCCGACGGCGGATCAGGCCGCGCTCGGGGAAGTTGGTGCTGCGGTCGGCGTGCTGGCCCAGGTTGTCCAGGGTGCGCTGGCGCGCGCGCCAGGTCAGCGTGCGTTCCTGTTTGACGGTGGCGCCCGGCGCCGTGACGATCCAGTCGCGCAGCACCTGCAGTTCGTAGGCCGAGAAGACGCCGAACATCTCGGCGCGTTCGCCTTCGACCAGGCGCCAGAAGCGGCTGTTCTCCACCTCTTCGCCGCGCTTGATCCAGCCTGCCGTTTCCATGGCCGACAGGAAGCCCGGGATCTGGCCCGGTTCGGCCAGCCAGTCGTTGACCGAGCGGCCGGCGACGCGGCAGTAGTCGGAGTGCATGTTCTTGCCGACCCTGCTCTTCTGGGCCAGGACGGTCACCACTTCTTCCTGCAGGTCGAAGTCGGCGATCACGGAATTCGTGCTCGCGCCCAGTTCGTTGAGGCGGTAGCCGTCGAGCACGCGCTTGTAGAAGGCGGCGCGGTCGCCGACGCGCGGCATCAGGTCGAGCAGGGCCTGCACCGCCTTTTGCGCGTGGCCGGTGGCGGCATTGTCGACCGTGACGTGCAGCTGGAAATAATAGGGGTCGATGCCGAATTCGTTCAGTTCATACGAGGTAATCAGGAGGTGCAGCGGCAGCTGCTCGTAGCCGAGGTTGAAGCCGATGACCTCCGGCAGAAAGCGCTCGGCGTTATGGCCCAGGGCCAGTTGGATCGCGCCCTGCACGAAATGGTCGTCGCTCAGCTGCTCCCAGTTGTCGATGCCGTGGGTAGCGAGCAGCTTGCGGTAGATCGTGACATGGTTCTTGTCCGGCACGCCCTCGCCCAGCTCTTCGAGATAGGTCTTGATCAGCGGGTGGAAGTCAGGGCTGTCCCAGTTCCTGAGCATGCCGTACAGCCAGGATCCGTCGACCAGCTTGGTCGGCGCGGCCGACTTGATGAAATTCAGCGCATGCGCCTTGTTGGAGAAATAGCGGCGCGGCGCACCGCCCTTGCGGGCCGCCAGGTATTCGCGGTACTGGATGCCGACGGCTTCACTGCGCGCCTCGATCCAGGCCGGGAGCTGGGCCAGGGTGGGCGGCAGGTCGGCCGGGATGTCCTGCACGGCGGCGATCTGGTCGCGCAGGAAGGCCTCGCCGGCGCGGGCGTTGTGCTGCGGGTCGGCGTACAGGGCGAAGTACAGGTCCCGCGCGCGCGCATGCGCGTGCACGCGGCGTGCGGCCTGGACGGATTCTTGTACATCGGTAACGGGCGATGGCATCATAAACGTTTGTTCACAATCTTGTTGAATGATCACCGGAATTATCCGGGCTGGGCCATGCACCGCACATCGGCACGCACCCTCAATGCATGTAAGACAAGCCTTACAAAAATGCAAAAATGTTCACACTCGGTGCAACTGCGGGGTGTGCGAGGGCTCGTCGCCGAGGCAAATGCCCAGATCACGTGCGGTTGCGACCGTGTCGCCATCGACCGGCACCAGCCTGGTGCGCCCGGCGACAGCATCCAGGGGCACCAGTTCGATCGTTTGCGGCCCGAGCGCGACCATGACCCCATCCTGTCCGGCAGCCAGCGCGCGCACCGCGGCCGCGCCGAATCGGGCGGCGATCACCCGGTCGAAGGCCGAGGGAGGGCCGCCGCGCAGCAAGTGTCCAAGCACGACGCTGCGGCATTCTTTTGTCGTGAGCGCAGCCAGCTGCGCCTCCACACGCGCGCCGATGCCGCCGAGGCGCTCGGCGTGCCCGGCCGCGGCCCCTTGCCGCACTTCGCGCGCGCCACCCTCCTGCTGCGCGCCCTCGGCCACGACCACGATCGCATGGTGGTGGCCGGCCGCATCGCGCCGCGCGATCGCTTCCAGCACCGCCTCGATCCGGTAGGGGATTTCAGGAATCAGGATCGCATGGGCGCCGCCGGCGATGCCCGCATGCAGGGCGATCCAGCCTGCGTAGCGGCCCATCACCTCGACCACCATCACGCGGTGCTGGCTGTGCGCCGTCGTGTGCAGGCGGTCGATGCATTCGGCGGCGAAGCCCACCGCGGTATCGAAACCGAAGGTGAAGAAGGTCCGGTCGAGGTCGTTGTCGATGGTCTTCGGCACCCCGGCCACGCGCAGGCCCTGGGTATGCAGGGCCTGGGCGATCCCCATCGAGCCGTCGCCGCCGCAGATCACCAGTGCGTCGAGCCCGCGCGCGCGGCACAGGGCGACGACTTCCGCCGTACGGTCGCGCTCCACGACTTGCCCGTCCGCACCGGGCGTCGGATAGTGGAGCGGATTGCCGCGGTTGGTGCTGCCGAGGATGGTGCCGCCGAGGTGGCCGATCGATTGCACGTCCAGGGCGCGCAGGCGCGTCACCGGTTCCCCGGCGCAGGTGTCGGGCGCGAGCAGCCCGTTGAAACCGTCGCGGATGCCGTGGCACTCCCAGCCGAGGCGCCCGGCCGCGAGCACGACGGCGCGGATCACGCCGTTCAGCCCGGGCGCGTCGCCGCCTCCAGTCAGCACGCCGATGCGGCCGATGGGTGCGGGGATCGATTTCGCTGCTTGCGCGGCCACCTTGCCTCCCGTTCAGGATCGCCAATACGAGCATGATGCGGGCGTGTGGAGCACGGCGGCGCACGCATGCGCAAAGCCAACGCCGTCGCAGGCCGGACGACGGACAGGCGGCGATACGCTTGCATGCATGTGCAGTGAGCCGAACAGGCGTAGCATGTACTCCATTGTGTCTTCAGTCGGGCACAGGGAGACGGCGATGAAGCAGTCCGAAGTCCTGATCGTAGGCGCCGGCCCGAGCGGCCTGGTACTGGCCCTGTGGCTGAAGGCCTTCGGTGTCGGGGTGCGCATCGTCGATGCCGCAAGCGGGCCCGGCACCACCTCGCGCGCCCTTGCCGTGCAGGCGCGCACGCTCGAGCTCTACCGCCAGCTCGACCTGGCGCAGGCGGTCGTGGACGCAGGCCATCCGATCGAGTTTTTCAATCTCTGGGCCGAAGGCAAGCATCGCGCGCGCATCCCGCTCGGCGCGATCGGCGCCGGCCTGACGCCCTACCCTTTCTTCTTCATTTACCCGCAGGACCGCCATGAGCAGCTGCTGGTCGAGCGCCTGGCGGCGGCCGGCCTCGAAGTCGAGCGCAGCACTACGCTGGCCGGCTTCGAGGAGCGGGGCGACCTGGTCGAGGCCAGGCTTGTCGATGGGAACGGCCGCGAGGAAGTGTGCGCCGCCCGTTACCTGATCGGCTGCGACGGCGCCCACTCAAAGGTACGCAATGTCATGGGAGTCGGCTTCCCGGGCGGCACCTATCGCCAGGTCTTCTACGTGGCCGACATCGAGGGCGACAGCCCCGCCCTGAACGGCGAGCTCAACATCGACCTGGACGAAGCGGACCTGCTCGCCGTGTTCGCCACCGCGCCCCAGGGCCGCGGGCGGCTGGTGGGTACCGTGCGCGACGACCGCGCCGAACAGGCGGAGACCCTGCAGTTTTCCGATGTCAGCCAGCGGGCGATCGACAACCTGATGATCAGCGTCCGGATGGTGAACTGGTTCTCGACCTACCGCGTGCACCACCGCGTCGCCGAGCACTTCCGGCGCGGACGCGCCTTCCTCGTCGGCGACGCCGGCCATATCCACAGTCCGGCCGGGGGCCAGGGCATGAACACCGGCATCGGCGACGCGATCAATCTCGCCTGGAAGCTGGCCGCCGTCCTGCACAAGCAGGCGCCCGAGGAGCTGCTCGACAGCTATGAAGCCGAACGCCTGCCCTTCGCACAACGCCTGGTGCACACGACCGACCGCGCCTTCAGCTTCCTCACGGCCGATGGTCCCGTCGCCGAGATCGTGCGCACCGGCATCGTCCCGCGCCTGATGCCCCTGGTCGGCAAGCTGCCCGCCGCACGCGAATTCCTGTTTCGCACGATCTCGCAAACCCTGGTGCATTACCGGACCGCGCCGCTGAATGCGGGCCATGCCGGCAAGGTACACGGCGGCGACCGCCTGCCCTGGGTGCAGTTCGACGGCGGCGACAATTTCGCGCCGCTGCCGCGCCTGGGCTGGCAAGTCCATGTCTACGGTGAGGTGGGCGCGGAACTGGCGACCTGGTGCGCGCTGCACGGCGTGGCCCTGCGCCGCTATGACTGGAACGAGGCTTGCGCCGAAGCCGGCCTCGCACGCGACGCCGTCTACCTGCTGCGCCCGGATACGTATGTCGGCCTGGCCGCCGGCACGCCGTCGGTCGCGCTGCTGGACGACTACCTGCGCGCGAACGGGCTCAGGCTGTAGGGCCAGATCGCGGCAGGCGCAATGCGGGGCGGCCTAATGCGAGGCAGGCTTGATGCGAGGTGGGCTCAATGCTTTTTGCCGCCGCCCGAGACCTTGTTTTCGGTCGCCCAGGCGCGGCGCTTGGCTTCGGCCGGCGCAACGCCCTTCTTCTCATAGCCTTCCTCGATATGCCTGGCCTGGCGTTTCTGCTTGTCGGTATAGGACGATTTATCTCCCTGGGGCATGATGATTTCTCCTCGTGGCAAGGGTTTGGCATCGGCCGCGACGGCGGCCGCATGGTGAGAAATTTAGCATTTCGCCATCGAACGCCGGCGCACCTTTCCAATTGTCATCAACTAGCCAGAGCGGAAATTTACATCAGGCAAAGCTGCGCCACCTCAGCCGGTTTGGCGCGATGATCGAGCCTTCCGCGTTCGCGTTCGCGCTCGCGCCCACCACCATCGGAGAACCATGGACCTCACCGTCAACAACAGCACCACCGCCGCCACCCTCGTCACCGTCTTCGCCGAACTCCAGGACGGCCGCTTCGTCGCCAAGGTCATGCCGGAAACCGACGTGCCCTACACGCCCTATTTCGAGAACGAACTCGACCAGGTGATCGTCTACATCGCGCCGAACGATGAGCAGTTGCAGGCCATCCTTGCCGCCCTCAACGAACGGCGCCTGCCCTTCGGCGACCTGCAGAATTATGGTGCGGCCGGCGGCGGCACCTCGACCATTCCGGTTTGAACCGGGCGGCAACTGCCGCGCTGCGGCGTGCCGGGCCTGATGAGAGTTCCTGTTTTCGCCTGGAGCAACAACATCGTGCGCCAGGCGATTCGGACGTCCGGTATCGACCGCTTGAATGCGCACCCCTGAGCAGTCCTTGCCGATTCCAGAAAGCGGTCGTTCAAGGCCCGCGTCAAGCTGCCACCCGCTGGCGCCGCCAGTGAGCCGACGGCTCGAGCGACTTGGTGGGCTGCTCAGCCCGGCAGCTTTGCCGCAAGAACGTCCACCTTTTCGATTGACGGCGGCTTGGCAAATAACTCACCTGCTTTTTCCATGAGCGCGGCCGCGACGGCGCCGGAAAGATGAGCTTGCCGCCCAGCCTCATCTGGAAACGCGTCAAAGATGCCGAAGGTCGACGGCCCCAGGCGGATGCCGAACCAGGCTGTAGTAGCCGGCTCTGCCTGAACGAGGGGAAGACCATTCAACAGAAAGTTCTCTACGTCTTTCTCCTTACCCGGCTTGGCTTCCAGACGCACGAACAACGCGAGTTTGACCATGATATATCTCCTGTTGTGAACAAGACATCACTTCACCCACTTTCCAGCAAGCCCCATGCAATGATGATCGGTCCGCCACCAGTTGCGGCTTAGTCGCCTTCTTCACGTGGGCGCAAGCAGTCTACCGGCAAAGGACCGATACCGCCCCGAAGCGGACGGGCAACTGTCGAACTATGGCTCGCGTCCTTTGTCGCGCTCTGGCGTCTCTGGAGTAAGCGGAACAAACGGGCCTTGCATACGACGCTTCAGATAACGCTCGCCATCTGGGGAATTGAAAGCCTTCCACAACCTGAAGGCCACATAGGCAATAAAAACCACGGTGATCGTCAGACCGATTGCGCGTACGTCCATTGCTTTCTCCTCAGGTGTCTGTTCTGGTTGAAATTGGCCACCTGGACAAGCATATCAGCTTACCAAGCCGACAAGATCACGTCGTGACCAACTTTCGCTATCAACGGCCGATAGCGGACGACCGGAATAGCTCAGTGTACGGAGTCGTTGCCGGACGGGTAAGCAAAAAGACGGATCGGCGCCTCAGCCGCGTGCCCGCGGCAAGCCCTGGCTGCCTGCCCCGCGGCCGTTTCGCCCTGCGCGAGCAGGCCCGGCAGGCGCTTCGATACGCGTGACCAGCACCGCCGCGATACGCCGGTCCTTCACCTCCGCTACCTCGAAGCGCAAATCGTCGACCACGACCTGCTCGCCCACCGCCGGCAGCGTGCCCAGGCGCTCGAGCATGAAGCCGGCCAGCGAGCTGTAGTCGTCGCTCTCGCTCACCAGGGCATCGGTGCCGAGCTCCTGCTGCACGTAATGCAGGTCGGCGGCGCCGTCGATGCGCCAGCAGTCCGGTCCTTCGCACACCACGGCGGGCTGCTCGTCCTCGTCCGGGAATTCGCCGGCGATCGCTTCCAGGATGTCGATCGGCGTCACCAGGCCCTGCAGGGTCCCGTATTCGTCGGCGATCAGCACTAGCTGGCCGTGCGAGCGCTTCAGCGTGTCCATCACTTTTAAAACGTCGCCCGTCTCGGGCAGGATGATCGGCGTGCGTACGTGCCCGGGATCGATCCGGCCGCCGAGCGCCAGGTCGGCCATCAGGTCGCGCGCGCGCACGACGCCGATGATCTCGTCCAGTTCCCCTTTGCAGACGGGGAAGAAGCTGTGCGGGGTTTCCATGATCTGGCCGCGGATGACGTCCGCCGGGGCATCGATATCGATCCAGGATATGTCCGAGCGGTGGGTCATGATCGAGCGGATCGAGCGCTGCGACAGGCTCAGCACGCCGCTGATCATGTTGCGCTCGGCCGGCTCGAAGGCCTCGGCCACGCTCGTTTCGGGCGGCGCGTCCGGCCCGCCGGCCGCCACCGGCTCGACTTTGCCGCCCAGCATGCGCAAGATGGCGTCGGCCG encodes:
- a CDS encoding FAD-dependent monooxygenase, translated to MKQSEVLIVGAGPSGLVLALWLKAFGVGVRIVDAASGPGTTSRALAVQARTLELYRQLDLAQAVVDAGHPIEFFNLWAEGKHRARIPLGAIGAGLTPYPFFFIYPQDRHEQLLVERLAAAGLEVERSTTLAGFEERGDLVEARLVDGNGREEVCAARYLIGCDGAHSKVRNVMGVGFPGGTYRQVFYVADIEGDSPALNGELNIDLDEADLLAVFATAPQGRGRLVGTVRDDRAEQAETLQFSDVSQRAIDNLMISVRMVNWFSTYRVHHRVAEHFRRGRAFLVGDAGHIHSPAGGQGMNTGIGDAINLAWKLAAVLHKQAPEELLDSYEAERLPFAQRLVHTTDRAFSFLTADGPVAEIVRTGIVPRLMPLVGKLPAAREFLFRTISQTLVHYRTAPLNAGHAGKVHGGDRLPWVQFDGGDNFAPLPRLGWQVHVYGEVGAELATWCALHGVALRRYDWNEACAEAGLARDAVYLLRPDTYVGLAAGTPSVALLDDYLRANGLRL
- a CDS encoding putative quinol monooxygenase, with product MVKLALFVRLEAKPGKEKDVENFLLNGLPLVQAEPATTAWFGIRLGPSTFGIFDAFPDEAGRQAHLSGAVAAALMEKAGELFAKPPSIEKVDVLAAKLPG
- a CDS encoding TerC family protein, encoding MEGLLDPNIWIGFFTLVVLEIVLGIDNLIFIAILAEKLPPGQRDRARLLGLSLAMLMRVGLLTMISWIVTLTAPLFSLGSLDLSGRDLILLLGGLFLLFKATMELHERVEGKTARRSGPVEYARFAVVVAQIIALDAVFSLDSVITAVGMVDELWVMMAAVVAAMGVMLFASKTLTAFVNAHPTVVVLCLSFLLMIGLSLIAEGFGFHIPKSYLYAAIGFSVAIEALNQMASRNVAKEESRLPLRERTADAILRMLGGKVEPVAAGGPDAPPETSVAEAFEPAERNMISGVLSLSQRSIRSIMTHRSDISWIDIDAPADVIRGQIMETPHSFFPVCKGELDEIIGVVRARDLMADLALGGRIDPGHVRTPIILPETGDVLKVMDTLKRSHGQLVLIADEYGTLQGLVTPIDILEAIAGEFPDEDEQPAVVCEGPDCWRIDGAADLHYVQQELGTDALVSESDDYSSLAGFMLERLGTLPAVGEQVVVDDLRFEVAEVKDRRIAAVLVTRIEAPAGPARAGRNGRGAGSQGLPRARG